In Pirellula sp. SH-Sr6A, the DNA window ACTCGATTACGAGCTCCCCGTAAAGATTCCCCTGTTTGTAGATCCCTTTGATGATGGTAATGATGTCCGAGGTCGGGACATTCAGCACATTGAGGCCATCCACCAAGCTTTTCAATCTGGGGTTCTCCGGCGTTTCTTTGGGGAGACCGACAAAGCCCCCGGCGGGCGGATTGTTTCCCCGCGGAGAAAACGTGAGGTTGCCAAACGATACGGCGACGGGGGCAAACGTGACGTCCTCTCCGATAACGACGACCCCCTCTCGCTCGTTGATGTAAACTCGCTTTTGGTTTGCAAGGTTGATCAACGGCAGGTTGAGGATCATGGAAACGAATTCCACCGGTTCGCTTTGATAGATTTCCGGAACCTGTACGACGACATGTGTTTGATCGATCGCCGAAGCGATCTTTTGTACGGAACGAGTCGAGCGGGTGCCGGAGGAACCATTGGGATTCCCCGTCCCCCCTTGTTCGTCGTACCGATTGATTTTGTCCGCGATCAACTGCGAGGTCGCGAAGGAACTGTGATTGGGAGTGAGGACCAACGTGACCTTGTTGTCTTGAACAAATGGATTCTGAACGGTCTGCTCCATTTTGCACCCGTTCACGACCCGCCCCGACGTGGGAACTTTCGGGTCATCGAGAGTCACCGGTCCACTTGCC includes these proteins:
- a CDS encoding flagellar basal body P-ring protein FlgI, whose translation is MHREERVIRIENTFRIRSCQLLFASRILLGLAVAFGLGPFANKAIAELKIQDICRLQGQEENTLQGIGWVVGLKGTGDGDFKPTVRSIAQALKGLGGNPSFDMQGRINEKEFANTKNVAMVWVVAKIPPTGLVQGDKVSCTVSAINAKSLEGGYLVLTHMLGPRADQTTTYALASGPVTLDDPKVPTSGRVVNGCKMEQTVQNPFVQDNKVTLVLTPNHSSFATSQLIADKINRYDEQGGTGNPNGSSGTRSTRSVQKIASAIDQTHVVVQVPEIYQSEPVEFVSMILNLPLINLANQKRVYINEREGVVVIGEDVTFAPVAVSFGNLTFSPRGNNPPAGGFVGLPKETPENPRLKSLVDGLNVLNVPTSDIITIIKGIYKQGNLYGELVIE